The Streptococcus marmotae genome contains the following window.
CGGTCGTATCCGTAAAGATTTGGATGCTGAAAAAGGAATTCATATGTGGGTTGTTTCAGATAATTTATTGAAGGGAGCGGCGTGGAACTCTGTTCAAATCGCTGAAACCCTACATGAACGTGGATTGGTTCGTCCAACGGAAGAAATTGTTTTTGAATTAAAATAAATCAAATTTATCACTTAGGAGGAAAGCAATGTCTTTAGAAGAATTGAGAAAAGCACGCATTATTACGGCGCTTGTGACGCCTTTTCATGAGGATGGGAGTATCAACTTTAAGGCATTGCCTAAGTTGATTGAGCATTTACTTGCACACCATACGGAAGGGTTGATTTTAGCTGGTACGACAGGAGAAAGTCCGACCTTAACCCATGAGGAAGAGTTGGAGTTGTTCGCAGAAGTACAGCGAATTGTTGCGGGTCGTGTGCCCTTGATTGCGGGAATTGGAACCAACGATACACGGGATTCGATTGAGTTTGCACGTGAGGTTGCAGAATTTGGAGGTTTTGCTGCAGGGCTTGCAGTAACTCCCTACTATAACAAGCCAACGCAAGAAGGGCTGTATCAGCATTACAAGGCTATTGCAGATGCTAGTAGTTTGCCCATCATGGTCTATAATGTCCCAGGGCGTACAGTAGCAGGTTTGACTGTAGAAACTTCTCTACGCTTGGCTCAACATCCAAACATTATCGC
Protein-coding sequences here:
- the dapA gene encoding 4-hydroxy-tetrahydrodipicolinate synthase codes for the protein MSLEELRKARIITALVTPFHEDGSINFKALPKLIEHLLAHHTEGLILAGTTGESPTLTHEEELELFAEVQRIVAGRVPLIAGIGTNDTRDSIEFAREVAEFGGFAAGLAVTPYYNKPTQEGLYQHYKAIADASSLPIMVYNVPGRTVAGLTVETSLRLAQHPNIIAIKDCTGVATISHLVENAPEDFLVYTGEDGEAFHAKALGAQGVISVAAHTNGDDFYAMFDALDKGNVAEAASIQRKLLPKVDALFSTTSPAPLKAVLNHQGFEVGPLRLPLVSCTKEEAKAIIAVMEK